Proteins from one Homalodisca vitripennis isolate AUS2020 chromosome 3, UT_GWSS_2.1, whole genome shotgun sequence genomic window:
- the LOC124356555 gene encoding glyoxylate reductase/hydroxypyruvate reductase-like, with protein MRYTVTCRSSVALVTYVYSRKMNDTNSIKYKILIAHKEIPKRGLHVFEEKLKNRYELILSETKGSPIPTRETLLNDIRGVDAVLWYGHIRVDEEMIHAAGKQLKVVGSMGAGYDHLDVETLRKHNIKVSNTPNVLSCAVADMAIGLALAVSRNILQGHNAILGDKWIVNHPAWMCGPALEGCTVGIVGLGAIGSKIARRIRTFDINKLLYNTRHQRPEAADLGAKYVSLDQLLVESDFVFLTVPITPETKNLLNLDKFKKMKSTSIIVNVARGEVINQDDLVTALQSKMIGGAGLDVMTPEPLPPDHPLTKLPNVVLSPHISGATFRAREAMAVLAAENICNALNDQELITPIL; from the exons ATGAGATATACTGTAACATGTAGAAGCTCTGTAGCACTTGTGACATATGTCTATTCAAGAAAAATG AATGATACAAATAG tataaaatacaaGATTCTCATTGCCCACAAGGAGATTCCTAAAAGAGGTCTCCATGTATTTGAAGAAAAACTCAAGAACAG ATATGAGCTGATACTGAGTGAAACCAAAGGTTCTCCCATCCCCACTCGAGAAACTCTACTGAATGACATCAGAGGCGTAGATGCAGTGTTGTGGTATGGGCACATACGAGTCGATGAAGAAATGATACATGCTGCTG GTAAACAACTGAAGGTGGTAGGCAGTATGGGGGCAGGTTATGACCATTTAGATGTGGAAACGCTGAGGAAACACAACATCAAAGTGAGTAACACTCCTAATGTGTTGAGTTGTGCTGTGGCTGACATGGCAATCGGCCTGGCACTCGCCGTATCACGCAACATCTTGCAAGGGCACAATGCAATTCTTGG AGACAAGTGGATAGTGAATCACCCTGCTTGGATGTGTGGTCCTGCACTGGAAGGGTGCACAGTTGGAATTGTTGGTTTGGGTGCGATTGGTTCTAAAATAGCTCGCAGGATCAGGACTTTCGATATCAATAAGTTACTTTACAACACTAGACATCAGCGTCCAgaag CTGCTGATCTGGGAGCAAAGTACGTTTCCTTGGACCAACTGCTTGTGGAGAGTGACTTTGTGTTTCTCACAGTCCCcatcactcctgagactaaaaaCTTGCTCAACTTGGACAAGTTTAAGAAGATGAAATCAACAAGCATCATTGTAAATGTTGCAAGAGGAG AAGTTATTAACCAAGATGACCTGGTGACTGCACTCCAGAGCAAGATGATCGGAGGTGCAGGTCTGGACGTGATGACTCCAGAACCTTTGCCTCCTGACCATCCTCTCACCAAACTGCCTAATGTTG TGCTATCTCCTCACATTTCTGGAGCTACTTTCCGAGCAAGAGAAGCCATGGCCGTGCTAGCAGCAGAGAACATCTGTAACGCTCTCAACGATCAAGAGCTCATCACTCCAATTCTATAA